Part of the Zingiber officinale cultivar Zhangliang chromosome 8A, Zo_v1.1, whole genome shotgun sequence genome, TCCAATCCCAGCAGCCTCCGTCACTCGCCCGCGTATCCTTTCCCTTCCAGATTCTCCGAATCGAACCTCCTCCGCTGCCGCCGCTGCCCTTCGCTCCCTCCCTCGCTCGCGCGCAGCCTCCTCCACGATCCCGTGCCCTAACTGTCCCGGTTCCTGGACGAGCTCCGGCTCCCGAGCTCTCTTCGAATTGTCACCGGGACGCCTATTGCCGACGCCCCATAGGGGTTCTTTGGGCTTGAGGAGCGAACTCTCGTTGAAAAAACCCGGCGCTTTGGCGGTCTTCCTCATTGGTTCGAATTTAGGGCATTGGCGTATTTGAGAAAAATCGCATTTTTGGTTGCGCACACGTGGTTTTGGATGGGCTTTAAGTTTAGGGACATTGGGAATCTATGGTTTGATTTGGTTTGAGCTCGTTGTGGGTTTTGGGCAGCTGAATTCTGCTTTGTCGAAACCTTGTCATAATTGGGGAGCCCTAGTAGCCTCGGAGGTATTTCTTAGTTTCTGAAGTGTTGGAAGTGGCTTTTTGAGCCGTTTTTGATTGGGGCTACTGAGTCTGTGAGTCATTGGCGTTCGTGTTACTCCAATGAGCAGAGCAGTGGAGTGAGTTCCGAGCAGAGGAATCAGGTTGGTACTGGTACAGGGATGATGTTTTGATATGAGTAGACTGTCATTTAGGCCTCGTCCTCTTGACATTCATAAGAAGCTCCCCATTGTAAAATCTGTGAAAGAGTTTGAGGATGATGATGCTCCCACTGCCACCACTTCAACCCGAAATTCTCTACTGCAACGAATCGCAACAACTTATGAGAGTGAGGTAATCCAGATTTTTGGACAATGCTATATTTTCAACTAATCATTGCATGCTAGTAACTGACGCCGCCTTAGTTTTTATTGAACACCTTTTGGTTGTTGTGGCACTTAACATGATTAGTACTATTCAAATAAACATACAATATGCATACTCCATCTGAAGCATCTGTTCTCTCAGTTAATATTTACGCTACTGCTGAACCATATTTCTCAAAGCCTCAGAGGTGCTGTAGCTTGCACCAAGTGAAATTTTGCCGAGAGAAAAAAAAACCTGTTCATCTGCAGATAgttttatttttgaaagtttcataggtttttataaattttatttttttggagGATGCTTCTTACTAATCTGAAGTTCTAGATGTCAATATCCCTCGACAGATGCAGTATTAGCTTCCAGTTGCATGCTTACAGATTTATGTCCTTTTTATCCTCATTTGGGGTTCATTCCTCTTTCAAATCTAAAATAACAAATTTTCTTACATGTGATTATGATTCAGTCATGTAGTTACATTTTTGCACGTGCAAACTCATGTATTTCCTTTAAAAAATGAACTGGAGTAACTTTTCACTGAAAATGCTTCCATTTGGCTTATTCAAAATTCAGTGTGTATGTGTTTCGTAGTTTCATTCATTGTGTCTATTAGATAGTTAGGCTGATGTGACTAATGTTTACCTTTTATAGAAGCATCAAAATCTTGGAAAGAGATCTTCACAAGAAATTCCTACTCCCCAATTCAGCTCTGTGGAAACGTACGAAAGAGATTATTCTCGCACCTTTGCTCAAACAACTTGTTACATACGTGGAAGAGGAGGTAAACTGCCTTTTTCTGATAGTAATAGCTAAAAATAGGGCATACAAATTGGCTTCACTTTGTTACTACACATTATGTGTGTATTACTCTTTACAGCCAGGGCTGAGATTGGTGAATTTGTCGAGTATGATCTGGATGATGACGACGAGGATTGGCTTGAAGAGTTTGACTACGAGAGAAAAATCCTATCACCAGAAAAGTAATGAAATAAATCCTAGTATTTCCTTTATATGTTTAGTATGTTATTATGCTTAATTTAGCAATATGATGTCTGCCTTTTTAGTTGAGAATATTAGTTCCAGTAAGTTCAattacttttattgattctattaCTAGAAAAGTAATGATATCAAATTTCCTTATATATTTACTGACCACggatacttaattttgaaaatgaatcTGGTTTCTAACTGAGAATCTTAGTTCGAGTAAAAAAAAGTAAATCCAATTATAACATGCTAGatatgttttattattattattatttagagcATCACTATTCTCCATTCAATATGGGAAAATAATTCCTTTTGCTAGAATTCTGATTTTCTAGGCGGAGTCCAGTCCATGCATTGAGTGTGTGAAATCTGATTTTCAATTAATATTATCATCAAAAAGTCCCTTAATCTTTGAATAAGTAGCAAATTAATCAAACAAAGGATATGCATGCTCACTCTCTCGTTCAGTTGCATAGTTGGGGTTACATTCCCCCCTCCTTTTACATTTTAAAAGTAGATATCTTCTTGTACAAAAAGCAAAGGTGTTTCCAATTCAGTAAAGAGGCTTATTTTTGTTGCCTTTTCCCTTTCTGCTGTTATTTTTCATGTGTTATATGCTTCATTCCAGGTTTGAGTCCCTGCTGTTCAAGTTGGAGATTTTGGATCACAGAGCTCGAGAAAGAGCAGGAGTCCTAACATCCACATTTGGAGCTCCTATTCCTGTTCTTTTGCAGTTCGACTCCGCAGCAGAGGTTAATCAGTGAAAACAATATTAGGGAATCTTATTTGGCAACCTTAaggattttttcttcttcttttgtttgCAAGCTTGTTCTATGATTATCCATCTCTCCATCAGCCAAAGAATATGTTGGTTAGCACATTCCTTTATGCTGATGTAGTTTTTTTTCCTTAGCACATACCTAAAAAATTCTAATGTTCCTTGCTTATGATTGTTTATTGATAGTTGGTTGGAAACTTTTTTGAGTGTGGATATGATTATGTCTAGTTGGCTTGCACATGGTGCTTTGACAGCATCTGTTCTTGGACTAATCATGTCTAAGTTGGACAGGGCCTTAACTGTTGAGTTATTCACATCTTCACGAGTTGGGGATGGGATATGGATGGAAGAGAAGAAACATTAGCGAACTTGTCAAAGAAGAGGTTCAGTTTGGTGTGGATTCTGATACTGAAATAGATGATAATATGGTGGCATAGGTGGAAGGATTGAGTTATTTTGCAGTTACTTGGTTTGCTGCACACATGATtataaaaaagaatgaaaaaaagtTCCCAATGGTGACATGGTGTCAGTATTTTGTAAATTTTTCCTGTTTACTAGAGACATTTTTAAGCTAACATTTCAAAGTTAGCCAACTTTGAAAAAAATATGTGATTTTTTGTGCATATATTCAAAATCTGAAATGTGAGTTCATGCATAGTTTCTAAGAAAGTATTTCAAGAGCCAGGCTTGCTAAAGTTTGCACATTTGCAGGCCTTGCAATCACTTGCAGTACGTTCCAGCATTTTGCAGTCTGTATATAATTACTGGAAATTGAAGGTATCATTCAATATGCACATTCTTTTTCAGAATGCTACTAACTATTAAGTGAtgagattttacatttttgtcaGATTGATTTGTGCTGTAGATAAAAACATTATTTATAATCTTGTTCATTAACTTTCCTTCTCTGTATTGCAAAAAATGTGAAATAGTTCATTCTAACTGGAATTTGCTATTGCTTTATATTGGTCCCTTATTTTTATTCATAATCTTTTCTTGCAGCGGGAACAGTGGCAAAAGCCTATTTTGCGTCACTTGCAGGTTAGCTCTTTGATTAAGTAGCGATCTGTATGGATTTTAATTGATAGTTTCTTTCCCACAGTATATGTTTCTATATTGACTTGACCTTGATAAGACAGATTACTTTGATCTTGTAACAGTATTGATCAAAATGTTTAGAATACAGCTTTAGATACAAAAATCTGCATTTGTTATCATATAAATTGTGACTATGCTAACAGACATGCTGACACAAGGAGGTTTCTCCTTGCAAGAGCAGACACTGACATCTTCCTGAAACTGCAGTCCCTTTTTTGCTCCCAACACCTTGTGGAACTAGTATTATATGTGTGATCTTTTAAGGAAGTTCTCTATGAAGAAGTTTAATATTAACTTTTTTCTTCCTTGATATAGTGCTTTATGTTGATTATACTGGCTCAATTGTATAAGTGTATTTCTTTGATGCAATTCTCTGAAAAATAATTAACCTGAACATGGCTATTTCTGCTGTTGTTTAGCCGCCTCCTCCAGTTAATGATACCAATCCATATAATGTGTTTAGACCCAGGGAAAAGGCACACCGACTTCATACAAGAAGGGTAAGCCTGTCAAACATTATGTCAGAATTGTTTATCTTCTTGCTACTTTTCTTTGGAAGATCAATATTCCAAAAATGTACATTCTTGATATTCATTAAGTTTCCGTTTCTCAGATGCAAAGGAGGGAAAACAATGTTCAGTCATTTGAAAAACTTCGACAGGTAAtgcttctttttcattttcagtggAATATTATTTCTTGAAAATGAAGTTATCAGGCATTTATGGGTGAATTCATAATTGACTTCTCACTCAATTTATGCTAACataaatgaatcttgtaattttcttctttggtggtgTTTGGACCTTGAAAGCTGAAATCTATACATGACTATTTCATCAATATCTACACTATTTTCACTTAAGGTCTTTATGATGAGACCAATCCTAATTTTTGGTTTCATCTTAAATTAGTATGAGATTTGAAGATGCTTGATATGAAGGCAtctatatttttatgttattctATCCCAAAGAGATTGTCCTGTGGACTCTGCCATGATCATCATCATCAAGCTATATTTCCTTTCCTGAAGCAGGGTAAAAGAAAGCCTAAGAGttctagtaaaattttatttatgttagtCAATTTGTGCGTCCATCATCGAGTCTATCTTTTCTCAGCTTGCAATAAGGTTTTTGTGTTGTTTGGTTGTGAAGCGTGTTTGCTCCTTAAAAATTTGCTTGAAAGTAGTTGCTCATTTGAGATTGAAACTGATTATTAATTCTCTGTTTTATCATATAGAAGAATCTTATTGTTTGCACTCTTAATGTAAATTAAGCACCACTACTTATCAGTGTTTTGTTGTAATAATCACTTCCCACTAGTTGTCTCTATAAGCAGCTTTGTCATTTCTGGAAGTGGGAAAAAACTTACGAGTCAATGCTCAACAACAAAGTGCACATAAGCAACTCTTTTTGTGACATTCAGGAGACAATTTAGGGTCCAATTGGTTTGTCATGTTGACTCAATCAGAATCATTTCTTTACTCATAACAAATGGTAACTTGTATTAGCCAGGAATAAGGAGTTTAATTGAGTTATTGTAGCTTAAAAACTTTCCTAGAACCAAATCACCTATTTCTATCGAGCTCATCACTTTTCTACATATTACACTGTTCTGTCTCCGACAAATTAATGGGCCAAATTTTGTCTGGTGTTGGAAGCTCAAATGATAATATATTAATGTAAGGCCTGATAATAATTTTCCGTATGAATGATAATAACTTTCTAGGCCTTTCGGGATGCTGCTATCTTTGCATATTCTAATTGCTCTCGTTCAGTTCTGTTCTAGTCTATATTAACTTTGTTTTAGCAATGTTGGTTCTCGAACTTATTTTTGTGAATGGAACTATTCGATTTCAGGTCAGGCGTAGCTTGGAGCAGGCAAGGAGAGTGGTGGAAGCCGTAATTAAGGTTTCTAGTTGCACATTTTTCTGCAATCCATACGATGAAAAAATATTGATTCATGACTAGCATATATATtcagagagaagagaagaagcgaGAGTTTGTGGAATGCATGGTCAATCTCCAACGTGCTCAATTGAAGTACAaggtacattaaaaaaaaatctatggtCTCCTCCACTGACTAGGCTTTTATTGACCTACTTTCACTGCATTCTTTTTCATTTTAACCCAATTATTTGTGCCCGGAAAGTTGGAATGTAGATTTATGGTTTTCCTCCTCTGGCGATCTGTGGAAGGTAGTTTCACATTTTACTGCCTCTTAGAGTAGCAAGGCTTTCCACATCGACTAAAACCAGTAGCTTTCAACAGCTATATATGTATGCCATTTAATCTATCGCAGATCATTATGTCAGACTCTCAGTCATAGTGAGCTTGTAACCTCTTAACAATTTCCTTGACTATCCTCCTCAACCTGCAAATCAGTAGTTGATGTCATCTTGTTATATTATCAAGAACATCTTGTTATATTGTCTTCCTGATATCATGAAAATACTTGTGCTTCAGCTCCTGTCTTTGATATGAAATTAACCTGAAGTTGTTGCATCATAATTCATAATTATTTTGGTATTCTTTTTGGAAGTGTTGATAATTTGTTCGATGATAAGTTTTTTACATATCATATATTTGTTTGTACTGGTATATCATTGGTTGCTTGTAAAAGAGAATTGACATTTTTTCCAATGTTACCTAGTTCAACTTTTCCGTGAGTTTCCCGGCTTGACTAAAACTTGTTTCAGCATGAGGCACAGCTTGTCGATGACCGAACAGCACTCTCAGGTTTTCCAGAATCATTCAAGTTTACTTCtagtgatgatgatgatatggatgCCGATTATGCACGAGCTGGGCCCGCCTCTGTCCATCCAAACTATGCAGATTCCAATTTTATGGCCGTCCACAAAGAGCTAATGAGGCGAGAATCAAAACAGCAATATATATCAGATGGACGTCTACAGAGGATGGTATGCATTCACTTTCAAGAATTGTATTGTTTTCGATCTGCAGTTTGGTAGAAAGTTTCAATCGCAATTCCTTAATTTGTGTTTATTATGAATCTTGGACACTTGAAATAGTTGAACACTAACGCTTTGGTATTTCATCAAGGATTAACTCGTTGAATATGTTGCAGGATCCTGACGAGCCGATCATGCTTTTCACAAAACCTCTGGATTCAGATAGGCTTGCTGCCTTTGGCATCATGCCGCCATCTCGTCCGCCTACTGATGATGGTTCAGGCGTACCGACCTTCCGAGGCAGGATTGGTCGCGGGGGACGCATAATCTTTGATCGTCGTGATCCCCATTCCCAAGCTCCAATTGACCAGGAAACCTTTCCTTTTGCACCCTTTCGGAGGCCTCATCCGCCAAATGGCTAACAGTATTGcttcttgcattttttttttctcttcccatCATCTACTGGCAAACATTAGTAGGTTTGGAGAGAAGCAGTATAGGCCTTAAGATCAAGCCTTCCGATATCACTGATTCTATAGCATTAGGGTTCCTCGACGCAAGCTTGGACGCAAGTGAGACAGAGGTTGTGTACCGATTTAAGAACACTAAATTGGTATGATTTGTAGCTAGGCATGGTGAGGGTCTTTTTTTTCTTTGTACTGGCCATGGCGTTCGCTTCTTGCTCTCTCCAACCATTGTACACTTATTTGTCTTAGATTAAAGGCTAAGCAttcattgtttcttcttgttCTATGTATGGCTTAAGGTTACTATCCATGTTTGCTATTTTTAGTTGACTTTTTTTGCTGTGCTTTTGGCGACGGGGAGGCTTGACATAACAGTAAGTTTTTACCGAGTGATCTGATGGTCACAGATTTGATGGTGGAAATTTTTTGCAATGTAGCATAAGGTTATGTTACTCTATTTTTGTTGTGCTTTTGGGGGGTTATAGTTACAACTATAGTTTATAGGATCATGCTTTAGGGTTAGGATTGAATCGGTCGGGATCGGATCATAGAATTATacgattttatcaaaaaaatttaaaatcttatcatatatgattaataattagaaaaaaatatctaaaaaaatttatttacatataaatagataATTACATGTAACCATTTACATTCAACATCTCATATTATATTATTACatgttcaaatttaaattaactagtaatttaattaattttctcacatagtaataatatttatatttacatatcataaaataaaagaatataaattttttattaatataataataataataataataataataacatattcaatgttaaaaatattttcttagttTATAAGATAGTCCAATTTAAAGGCTAACAAAATATTTAATGTACATAACAGAAGTTATTGAATCTTTTGATTCAGATATGAACGTCGTaaataatcttctaaaaattgaTTGATGCCACACAATACTACAATAGGCATAGCCATTCAAAAACTCATCATTTTCGGAGAAAAAAATGACAGAATGTTATTgaaaaaaataactcaaaaataattaaacatatgcttaaataatttaaaactctaacaacacgaaaaaaagataataaaaaaaagataaaatgttCTTAGCATCcgaaaaagatttaaataatattttttggattttaaataggatggttaaggataaactttgaaatttattaaagatatcTGAAcgagttttgatttgatatattataggccccgtggTTTAATTTGAGTAAAAAATTATGACATCTCAAAATTTCCATCGATCCTGCTCCGATTTTATTACGATTTTACTGATTTTGTTCTGATCCTGTCGATTCTGTTGTAATtctattgtaaaaattaattcatCTTGGATCGATTTTGGATTTCTATATTATAAGATCGTATGATCTTACGATCCAGATCGTGATTTTACAAATCATGGTTACAACAGTGTTAACATaagagtatttttgaaagataataaatataatatagtgtgttttttttattttttaaaaatatatttgtaaattttttataatgcccctaattttaaatattttcctaAAAATATCTTCTAAAATATCCATCATCTATTTTTACTCAACTAGAACTCTTTCTAACGTCACCATCTCCTCTAATCTAGTGATGAATTATTTGTAATTGTAATTAGATCGTGGTCACGATTTGATCGTAATTAATTGTGATTTCTCCTTGAGTTCATCCTTCCAGGTTATAGTTTGGATTGGAATGGATGACCGGAAGCCATCCGAAAGTCGCCGATAGTGAGCAAATGACCAGGATCGCTCTCCCACTATCCGGGTGGCCTTTGGCCACATGTCCCGATTCAAACTATAATCTAGGGGACGGTGAATCCAAAGAGAGATTGCAACTAATTATGATCGAATCATAATTACGATCTGATCACAATTATAAGTGGTTCACCCTCTATTCCATGTTTTTACGGACATCTGGGCTCCTTTCTAACGGGGGATGATAATGGATCGGGTTTAAACCCGATCACGTATTAAACCCGCCCCATTCGGGGCGGGTTTAAACCCAGTCAAATGGATTACGGACGAATTTAAATCTG contains:
- the LOC122009258 gene encoding uncharacterized protein LOC122009258, yielding MSRLSFRPRPLDIHKKLPIVKSVKEFEDDDAPTATTSTRNSLLQRIATTYESEKHQNLGKRSSQEIPTPQFSSVETYERDYSRTFAQTTCYIRGRGARAEIGEFVEYDLDDDDEDWLEEFDYERKILSPEKFESLLFKLEILDHRARERAGVLTSTFGAPIPVLLQFDSAAEALQSLAVRSSILQSVYNYWKLKREQWQKPILRHLQPPPPVNDTNPYNVFRPREKAHRLHTRRMQRRENNVQSFEKLRQVRRSLEQARRVVEAVIKREEKKREFVECMVNLQRAQLKYKHEAQLVDDRTALSGFPESFKFTSSDDDDMDADYARAGPASVHPNYADSNFMAVHKELMRRESKQQYISDGRLQRMDPDEPIMLFTKPLDSDRLAAFGIMPPSRPPTDDGSGVPTFRGRIGRGGRIIFDRRDPHSQAPIDQETFPFAPFRRPHPPNG